TCAGGGAAAACCTGGCGCAGGGAAAATATCTCAACGCGGACGCCGAACGCTACGGCTATGCCGTGGCCCTGCTGCGCACACGCCAGCTCGCGACCGCGCGCACGGAGATCGGCAAGCTCGTGGCCCGGCAGCCGGGCCGGATCTCCTACCGCATACTCCAGGCAGAGACCGAGATGGCGGCCGGAAATTTTAAACAGGCGCTGGCCGTTTACGCCGATGCCTACGCCAAAACCCCCGGAGACGCACCACTTGCCAATTACTACGCCAGTGCGCTGCTCAAGACCGGGAAATACCGTCAGGCCAGGGATCTGCTCAAAACCGCCCTGCAACGGCGGCCGGAAGATCCGGAGTTGTACCGGATGCTGGCACAGGCCGCCGGCGACATCGGAACCAAATTCGAGGCCCACAAGGCCATGGCCGAGCACTACTATCTGAGCGGGAATCCCCATGCCGCGATCGAGCAACTGCAGCTGGCAGCCCGATTCGCGGGGGACAGTTTTTATCTGCAATCCGGCATCGAGGCCAGGATAGCCGCCATCAAGGAAGAAATTGCTCTCTACCAGACTAAATAAAAATAAGGAATACTTTTCGGTGACGACGCGTCTAAAACTACCGGTTTCACATCACTCGTAATTCTGCGTGCCTGGCAAGCGGGGCTACATTAACAGATGCTTATTTAGCTTGAATGATGGCTACCGGAATCATAAGAAAGGGGCTTGTCATTCCCGGAGAGAAAGGTATCCTGATTTGCCCTGTCACGGGGAATGGTCAGAAATTTTCCGATAACTTTGCCCGAGATATCTGTTCCTTGCCATCGAATCAATTCGCATCAACCAACAACGCATCGTTCAACAGACAACAGCAGGAGGAGCAATGCAGAAAATTACCCACATCGTATTAACCGGCACCGCCACGGTGTTGCTGGGGCTGGGCACGTTGCTGGCCGCGCCGGCGGTGCTGGCGGCGGGCAAGGCGCCGGATTCCAAGGTGTGCAACGACAAGGACAACCCGCCCAAGGATGCCGTGACACAGGGTGGATGCATCGTGCTCAACCGCACCAAGGGCAATTGCATGGGTTGCCACGAAATCGCCGGAACCTCCTCCGGCAACATCGCCACCAAAATGGAAAATGTGGCGAAGCGCTGGCCCGACAAGGCCAAGCTGCGCGAGCAGATTTACGATGCCTCCAAGGCCAATCCCAATACCGTCATGCCGCCATTCGGTCGTCACAATATCCTGACGCCCGACGAAATCGACAAGGTCGTGGAATTCGTTCTGACGTTATGACGTCCATCTTGCGCGCCCAGGCGACACATTTCTGCCTGGCTAATGAAATCATTCAAATACCGGAGGACCCCGTGACTCACCTTCCCCGCCGTCTGTTCCTCAAGAACACCCTCGCCACCGCCGTACTGGTCGGTGTCGGCAGCGCCGGCCTGTTCCGCCCCGGCTGGGCCCTCGCCGCCGAATGGCCCAAGGACGCCTTCGCCGCCAAGCAGCTCGACGAAGCCATCCGCGCCGTCTTCGGCCCCGGGGCCCCAAGCCCCTCAACCGCCGTCAAGCTGCGGGTCCCGACCCAGGCCGAAAACAGCGCCCAGGTCCAGATCCAGGTCCTGGCCGAGATGCCCAACGTCGAGGCCATCGCCGTGTTCGTCGAAAAGAACCCCTCCCCCCTGGTGGCCCACGCCAGCTTCAGTGGCGCCGAAGGCTACTTCTCGGCCCGCATGAAGATGGGCCAGACCTCGGACGTGGTCGCCGTGGTCAAGGCCGGTGGCAAGCTCTACAGCGCCAAGCAGAACGTGAAGGTGACGGTGGGTGGGTGCGGGGGTTGACCCCGGAAACGGTAAACGAATATTGCTGAGGAAAAACACATGGCAGACATACAGACGAAAATCCGTACCAAAACCCAGGGCGACATGACCGACGTCCTGGTGCTGATTGATCACCCGATGGAAACCGGACAGCGTCCGGATCCCAAGGACAAGGACAAGAAAGTCCCGGCACACTACATCCAGAAGCTGAACTTCTCCCTGAACGGCAAGGAAATCGCTTCCACCGATCTTGGCCCGGCGGTGTCGAAAGACCCGCTGATCGGGATCAAGCTCAAGGGCGTCAAGCCCGGTGACAAGATCAAGGTCACCTGGAGCGACAACCAGGGGCAAAGCGGCAACGGCGAAGCCACCGCCGGCTGAACGAGGAGCGTCGCTTTATCGTCCGTGAATTCACCAAAAGGAGAACCCGCGATGAAAAAAATATTACTGATTCTGGCAGCCTTGGGTGTTGCCGCCGGAACCCTGTCGGCGGCCATGGCCGATCCGGCTTCCGACCTCAAGCAGTTCCAGGCCTTTTTCAAAAAGAAATTCCCCACGGTCCCGTTCGATCAGTACTCCAACGGCCTCTATGTCCTGCCAGGGATGGATGAATACCGCGAACAATGGACGCTGATCAACGAGTTCCCGCCCTACGAACTCGGGCTGTCCCTGGGCAAGAAGATGTGGGACACGCCGTTCAAGAACGGCAAGACCTACGCCAGTTGCTTCAAGAACGGCGGCAAAAACATTGCCCAAGGCTATCCCTACTGGGACGAAGCCACACAAAAGGTCCGCACCGCAGAAATGGATCTGATGGACTGTGCGCGCAGTAATGGTGAAAATTTCTCCTTCCTCAGCGCCGACCTCAGCAAGGATCAGGGGCCGCGGGTGCAGCTGGCTCAATTAACGGCCTACTTCTACTCGCTTTCGCAGGGGCAGCGCATCAAGATCGACCTTTCCAGCCCCGGCGCCGTGAAAGCCTACGAAGACGGCAAGAAGTTCTGGTGGCAACGCCGCGGGCAGCTCAATTTCGCCTGCTCCAATTGCCACATGGATCTGGCCGGCAAGAACTTCGGCGGCAACCAGCCGCTCAGCGCCGCGCTTGGCCACACCACCGCGTGGCCGGCCCAGCGTCTGGAATGGGGCCGCCTGGAAACCATTCACCAGCGCTATGCCACCTGCAATTCACAGGTGCGCGCCAAGCCCTTCAAGCACGGCAGCGAGATCTACAACCATCTTCAGCTGTACGAAACCTACATGAGCAGCGGCCTGCCCCTGACGGCGCCGGCCATGCGCAACTAGGAAAATCCGGATGTACGGAAACCCGGCGCGCTGTAACGCCGGGTTTTCTTTTCCGGCTGCCGGGGAATACGAGTTTGCTGCCGGACGTCTTAACAGAGTGCAGTCATCAAATGACGCAACCCCTGAAGTAAAACCTCTCCGATAAAAGCGTGATCCTATGAGCCTATCCCGACGCGAATTTCTGCAAATGCTTGCCATGGGGGCCGCCGCCGGCCTCGTTCTCGAAGGCGGTTTGAACGGCCGCAAGGCATTCGCCGGCGACAAAAAACCGGCCGATCTTTATGACGTGGCTCCGTTCGGAAATGTCACGCTGCTGCACATGACCGATTCCCACGCGCAGCTCATACCTACCTATTACCGCGAACCCAATATCAACATCGGTGTCGGCGCCGCGCGCGGGAAACCGCCGCACCTGGTCGGTGAGGCCCTGCTCAAACATTTCAATATCAAGCCGGGTTCGATCGAGGCACATGCCTTTACCTTCCTCGATTTCGAACAGGCCGCGCGCCGCTACGGCAAGGTCGGCGGTTACGCGCATCTTGCGACACTGGTGAAAAAACTGCGAGCCAGCCGTCCGGGCCGCACGCTGTTCCTTGACGGCGGTGACACCTGGCAGGGATCGGCCACGGCGCTGTGGACCAAGGGACAGGACATGGTGGACGCGCAGAAGCTGCTCGGCGTCGATATCATGACCGCGCACTGGGAATTCACCTACGGCGCCGAGCGCGTCAAGGAGATTGTCGAGAAAGACCTGAAAGGCCAGATCGAATTTCTGGCGCAAAATGTCAATGACGCCACCTGGGGCGAACTGATTTTCAAGCCTTATGTGATCCGCGAAATCAACAAGGTGCCGGTGGCGATCATCGGCCAGGCCTTCCCGTACACGCCGATCGCCAATCCGCGGTACATGATCCCGGACTGGAGCTTCGGCATCAACGACGACCACATGCAGAAAATGGTGGATGAGGTGCGCGCCAAAGGCGCGCAGGTGGTTGCGGTGCTGTCGCATAACGGCATGGACGTGGACCTCAAGATGGCCAGCCGCGTGCGCGGCATCGACGTCATTCTCGGCGGGCATACGCATGACGCCGTGCCGGCCCCGTCGCTGGTGAAAAACGCCGGCGGCCAGACGCTGGTCATCAACTCCGGCTCCAACAGCAAATATCTGGCGGTGCTCGATCTCGACGTCAGGAACGGCAAGGTGGCGGACTATCGCTTCAAAATGCTGCCGGTGTTCGCCAACCTGCTTCCGCCTGACAAGGAAATGACCGCCTACATCGAGAAAGTACGCGCGCCCTATGCCAGCAAGCTCGGTGAGAAACTCGCGGTGACGGAAGGACTGCTCTACCGGCGCGGGAATTTCAACGGTACCTTCGATCAACTGATCATCGATGCATTGCTGGCGGTGCAGGGTGCGGACATCGCCTTCTCACCCGGCTTCCGCTGGGGCACCACCCTGCTCCCGGGCGACGCCATCACCATGGAGCATCTCATGGACCAGACGGCGATTACCTATGCCACCGCCACCGTCAATCACCTCACCGGCGAGCAGATCAAGATCATCCTCGAGGACATCGCCGACAACCTGTACCACACCGATCCCTACTACCAGCAGGGCGGCGACATGGTGCGCGTCGGCGGCCTGCAATATACGCTCGACATCAACCAGACTCACGGCAAGCGCATCCAGAACCCGACCGTCAAGGGCAAACCGCTGGATGCCGGCAGGAAATACAAGGTCGCCGGCTGGGCCAGCGTCCAGCCGATCGAGCCCGGCAAACCGGTGTGGGATGTCGTTGCCGAATATCTGCGCGCGGCAAAAACCGTCCGCGTCGGCCAACCCTATATCCCCCGGCTCAAAGGTGCTTCCGGCAACCCCGGATACGCTGTCTGAGGCCTGCCGCCATCGCGCCGACAGCGCGGCGAGCGGTATCCGCGATTGTCCCGGCTAATTACTCGTAAATGAAGGCGGTCACCGCGGCGTACTGCCCGATACCCGTTACAGACGGGCCGGGTCAATAGCAAAAACGTTAATCCCTGAGGTAGAATGTCCCGCTTTTAGCAGCCTGAAGGAACTCAGCGATGTCCAAGAAGCACCCGATCATCTCCATCACCGGCTCGAGCGGCGCCGGTACCTCCACCGTCAAGGTTGCTTTCGAGCATATTTTCCGGCGCTCGCAGATCAACCCGGCGATCGTGGAGGGCGACAGCTTCCACCGTTATAACCGCGCCGAAATGCGGCAAGCGATGATCAAGGCCGAGGCCGAGGGCAATCGCAACTTCAGCCATTTCGGTCCCGAGGCCAACATTTTCGAGGAGCTGGAAAAACAGTTCAAGACCTACGGCGAGACCGGTACCGGCAAGAAACGCTACTACCTGCACAACGACGATGAAGCCGCTGTGCATAACAAGCGGCTTGGCACGTCGCTCAAGGGCGGCGAGTTCACGCCGTGGGAAGACATCCCCCCCGGCACCGATCTCCTGTTCTACGAAGGCCTGCACGGCGGCGTGGTGGACGCCAAGGCCGGCGTCGACGTCGCCAAGTGGGTGGATCTGCTGGTCGGCGTGGTGCCGATCGTCAATCTCGAATGGATCCAGAAAATTCAGCGCGACACCGCCGAACGCGGTTATTCCGCCGAGGCCGTGGTGGACACCATTCTGCGCCGCATGTACGACTACGTGCATTACATCACGCCGCAATTCTCGCGCTCGCACATCGACTTTCAGCGCGTGCCGGTGGTGGACACCTCCAATCCCTTCATCGCGCGCGACATCCCCACCGCAGACGAGAGCCTGGTCGTGATCCGTTTCCGCGACCCCAAGAACGTCGATTTCCCCTACTTTCTGAGCATGATCAACGGCTCGTTCATGTCCCGCCCCAACACCATCGTCGTGCCCGGCGGCAAGATGGGCTTCGCCATGGAAATCATCCTCACGCCGATAATTCACAAACTGCTTGAAAACAAAAAGAAAGCTTAAGCCGTTCGCGCCTTCCCGACAGTGAAATTCGCGCCGTTTTGGCGCGAAACTTGCTGTATCTTTATGATATGAAAAAGAAGATTGCCGTACAGGATCTTCAGCGCGGCATGTATGTCTCCGAGCTGGTGGGCCGCCATTGGCGCGAAACGCCGTTCCTGTTCCAGGGCTTCGAGATCCAGTCGGACGAACAGATCGAGGAAATCGGTCGCTATTGCCGGCACGTCTATATCGACACCGAACAGGGAATCGACGTGTCGTCGAGGCCCCGTCCGACCGCCAGCACATCGCCGATCCTGATTGTGCCTCCGGAGAAAAAAGAACCCATCATAAAATTTGAAAAGGTGATCGAACGGTTTGCGCCGGGTCACCGGCGCCCGCCGCGCTACCAGGACGTCACCACGCTCGAGGAGGAGATCGGCCACGCCCGGGAAATCGTCACCGAAACCCGCGAGGCCGTGTACGACATCATGACCGACGTGCGCCTCGGCCGCTCAATCAACACCACCGCCGCCAAGAAGGTCGTGGCCGACATGGTGGACAGCGTCATCCGCAATCCGGACGCGCTCATGTGCCTCAACCAGCTCAAGGACAAGGACGAGTACACCGCGCTGCACAGCCTGCGGGTCTGCGTGCTGGCACTGGCCTTTGGCCGGCACCTGGATCTCACGGACGAAGAACTGAATCTTCTCGGTATCGGCGCGCTGCTGCACGATATCGGCAAGATGAAAGTTCCGAATGACATCATCAACAAGCCGGGCAAGCTCACCGACGAGGAATTTTCCCTCATGAAGAGTCACGTCCCGCAGGGCGTCGGCATCCTCGAACAGACGCACGGCATCTCTTCCGTCTCCATCGATGTCGCGCGTTACCATCATGAACGTTACGCCGGCGGGGGCTACGCCAACGGATCCAAGGGCGATCAGATCGGACTCTTTGGATCCATCGGGGGCATCGTGGATTGCTACGACGCCATCACCTCGGATCGTTCTTACCATGCCGGGCTGTCAGCGCACGATGCGCTCACGAAAATGTACTCCTGGCGCGGCCGGGATTTCCAGCCGCTGCTGGTAGAGCAGTTCATCCAGTGCATGGGTATCTACCCCATCGGCAGCGTCGTCGAGCTCAACAATGGCAGTATCGGGGTGGTCGTCTCCATCAACCGCACGCGCCGCCTCAGACCCAAGGTGGCGATGGTACTCAATTCCGACAAAACGCCCTTCACACCGGCCAAGGTTATCGATCTCATGCACGAGGGATCCGAAGGCGCCCACCGGGGACTGGAGATCCGCAAGGTGCTGCCGCCGGGCGAGCACGGCGTGATTCCCACCAAATACATTCCCCTCGGCGCCTGATCGCCACGGGCGCGCCCGGGGCGCGCCCGCATGTGTAAAGATTTATTGTCCCTTGCGATACGACTGGCGCCCTGCGGGCGTGCTGCGCATAATACCCGCCGGCGCAGGGCGTTTGCCCTTTCGTTTTATACGGTAAATCACAGGAGAGTTCCGGATGAGTGACGCGTTGAATTATCTGGTCGGCGCCCGGCCCGAAGCGATGAAGGCCTATCTCAAGTTCCTGAAGGAAACGGGCAAATCGCTCGACCCCAAGACCCGCATGCTGATCACCGTCATCACCAAGATCGCGGTCCAGACCGAAGGCGGGCTCCGCCAGTATCTGCCGCGCGCGCTCGACGCCGGGGCCACGCCCAACGAGATCCTCGACGCCATTCTGCACGCCTTTCCCGCGCTCGGGCTGGCCAAGATCGTGTGGGCCGTCGATATCCTGCTCGACATGGATATCCCGGAGTTCCGCGCCGAGAATTTGGGCAAGGAAAAGCGCTGGCACGATGTCAAACCGGCAGACCAGATTCCGGAAGGCAAGATCACCTACTGCGACAGCGACGGGCGCAGCCTGTTCGTCTACCGCGTCAATGGCGAGTTCAGCGTCTACGACAGCCGCTGTCCGCATCAGGTCACCAATATTCCGCATCTGGCGCTGGAGGGTTTCCGGCTCACCTGCCCCAAGCATCATTGGGCCTTCGACATCAAAACCGGGGAGTGCGTGGAAAAGGGTAATCGGCCGCTGAAACGGTTCGAGTCCAAGGTGGAGAATGGCCGCTTGTTCGCACGCTGGTAAACCGCGATTCGGGTGGATGAACACGACATGACGGGATACTTCACCCCCGCGGAGATCGTCGCGCAGCTGCGGGACGACCGGCCGCGCGGGAAATGCCGGCACGAGGACAAACGCGCCGGGCTGACGACGCAGATACAGCAGGACATCGCGCGCCTGATCTGCACCGCGAGCGACACCAATTATTTCAGTTACCTCATCACCAAGCGCGGCGAACTGGCGCTGGTCATCGGCGTGCGCGGCGATCCGCAAAACCGCACCGTCACCCTCGAGCTCATCCGGCATCGCCGGCGCATCGCCTATTTTTCCTACAGCGATCCGGTACTGAGCATACAGGACCTGCGCCAGCGCAAAAGCATGACCGAACGCACGGGAGCCAATGCGCTCAGGATTCTCTCCGACGAAGGCTCGCTTACCCATCTGATCGCCATGCGCGCCCTGCTCTACGAGAAACTGCCCGCCAAGGGGCGAGCACTCACGCTGCTGGCGAATTGAGCGGCCAGGAACGCAGAATTTCGTAGCGCGCGCCGCCGGCATGTGTATGTGATCGCACCAGATGGAACCGGTTTATCTCCCACGCGCGGGGTTCCATGGAAGCAACGGCGTTATGCAGATGCGTCTTGCGTGCGAGCGTCAGGTGCGCCGCGTAGGGACGCTTCTCCGCATCATAGCCGCAAGCGACAAGCCCGGCATTCAGCTCCTGCACCAGCTGTATCAATAGCGATGGGGTCTGATTCGGACCCGCCCACAGGATGCCGGGCTTTGGCCAATAACCCATCTGTTCAAGCATCAGCGTGAAAGATGTGGCGCGAATCGCGGTGGCCGCCTGCTCGGCACATTCCCGGAACGACGCGTTAACCGAACCCAGGAAGGCCAGCGTCAGATGAATATTCTCCGGCGCCACGCGTCGGCCGGCGCCGCCGCGCAAAGCATTGCCGGCGAGCCGGTGAAGTTCGCGGCTCAATTCGGCCGGCGGCCACAGCGCAAAGAACAGTCGCTGTGTCGGCGTTGCTGGCAACGGTGTGGTGACAGGAGTCATCGGTAATCTGCGTAAACCCGGCGGAGCTTATACAGAAATAGTGACTCAGCGAAGTCACGACGACAACACGATCAAGGGAATATGGTGGGCCGTGGCAGATTCGAACTGCCGACCAACTGGTTAAAAGCCAGCTGCTCTACCGACTGAGCTAACGGCCCGCGCGGGAAGGGAAAAAACAGGAGGCGGCATTATCCAGAGGCGGCATCGACCTGTCAAACCAAACTGCGCGGGCAGTGACTGCCGGGTGTGGCGTGTTACGGGCCGGGAGCGGGCAGCAGCTTCATGTCCGCCAGTGACAGTCTCAGCGAGCGCCAGAACGGCTGCTCGTCAAGCATGTGGCCCTGCACCTTCATGGTCAGCGCCGCGCCGAAGATGATCGTGAACAGCGTGATCACCGAGCCGAACGCCAGCGTGGACATGCCGGTGACGCCCTGGCCGATGGTGCAACCGAGCGCGATGACGCCGCCAAAACCCATCAGCACGCCGCCGATGACGTGATTTACCATATCCTCGCGCGAGCTGAAGGTTTCGATGCGGAAAGTGCCCGACACCAAGGCATACAGAAACGAACCGGTGATGATGCCGAATACGGCGGCGATGCCGAAGTTGATGGTGGAGCCTGTATAGGTCATCAGGTAATTCAGGTTCTCCGCCACCGGCGCGACGAAGGTGTAGGACTCCAGCCGCACCGGCTCGAATTCGTCAAAGCCGAGTTTGCCGGTGATGTACCAGCCGGCGACGACGAGCAGGCCGATGCTGGTCCCGGCAAAAAGATTCTTGTAGCTGGCGAGGAATTCCCTGCTCGCCAGCGCATAGAGGGTGAAGCCGAGGCCGACGACGGCCGCCACCACCCAGCGTACCGCCTGCATGTCGGTCGCGCCGGCCAGTGATTGAATCAGTGTCGCGATGCCCTGATCCGGCACGTTGCGCGCGGCCAGGTCCAGGTTCGTGACCTCGATGGCGTTGATGCGCACCGGCGCAATCAGTCCGCGCAAGGTCATGTAAGCGGTGATGGCCATCAACAGCATCACCACCAGCGATTTCAGGTTACCGCCACCGAACCGCACCAGGGTGCGCTGCCCGCAGCCGCCGCCCAGGGTCATGCCGACGCCGAAGAGAAACCCGCCGAGGGCGTGACCGAGCCAGCCGAAATTGGCCGTGAGATAAATGGACTGGCCGAGGTCGACCACTCCCCATGCCTGCATCAGCTGCGTGCCGATGATGGCGACGCCGATGGCGAGAAACCACGCCCGCAGACGGTTCTTGTCGTCCATGTTCACCCAGTCGCTGACCGCGCCCATGGTGCAGAAATTGGTCTTGTTGGCGATGGCGCCGAACACCACGGCCGCCAGAAAACCCCACAGCGCCACGTTCTGAACATTACTCAGTTCCATAGATACCCCCGGTTATCGCCTTTAATGCAGAAAAAACCGACCATCAGAGACGTTACCGCCCGCCGCTTTATTCCTGGCCGTTCATGCCGGGGATTATTTTGCGTCGCTTTGACGTCTAGTGCCATACCACCTGTCTGTCCGGACTGATCTGGCATGACATTTTGGCACAGCCGGTAATGCTTTCCCCGGAAAACACGGGCGAGTAGAATCATTTTTTTCAGTCATTTTTCATGAGGTACGAAGATGCCGACGTTTGATAAAGAACTGGACACCTCGGGACTCAACTGCCCCATGCCCGTTATGAAAACCAAGAAAATGCTGCAATCACTGGAGGCAGGACAGGTGCTGCATCTGCTGGCCACGGATGTTGGCACCAAGAGCGATATTCCCGCCCTGGTGAACAAAACCGGCGATCAGATCGTCGAGACCAGCGAAGAAGGCGGCAAGTTTCACTTCTATATCAGGAAGGCTTCCTGAAATAAAAAAACCGGGCCCGCGCCCGGTTGCGGTGTGCGCTTTGGCCGCACAACTACAGCCAGGCGTGCACCGGGTGCTGTTCCACCAGATCGACAAAATCGCCGTAGCTCGCGACGCGGACCTCCTTGACGAGATTCGCCAGGCCGCGCGCCTTCAGATCGGCGTCGATGGCATAAACCGTGTGCCGTTTCACGGCCTGCTCGATCAGGGACGATTTCGCCGTTCCCGCGGATGCCGCGTACACGCCGTCTTCCAGCAACAGGATGACATCGCCCGGCTGCGCCACGCGCAGGCAATTTTCCAGCGAGCTGTTCTGGAATGGCGACTTGTTGACGGTATGGAGCATGGGAATTTCCTAGAATGACACGATGCTGTGCTGCGCCGCCATCATCGCAGCGATCTCGGCGCTGTCCAGGACCCGGGGCCGGATCGGCGCGTCGGTCTCTTCGTCCCTGCCGATCGTGATGATCGCATCCTCGGAAATATTCCGGTCCTTGAGCGACTGCCGATCGACGTAAACTTTCGTCACCTCCCAGTCCACCAGGGCGCCGAGCGAGGCCATGAAGCCCTTGATACCGAGTCCCTTCGTGTCCTGGCCCGGGTGCAGGGCCAGCACGCCGTCATCCAGGAACACCACCGACAGTTCCATGTCGTAGGTCGCGAAGATGAACATGACCTCGATGGATTCCTGCACGTAGATGCTGCCGTGCGGCGCCTTGCGCACCGTCACCATGACCTTTTTTCCCGTCGCCGCCATCAGATCCGCCCTGTATCAGTCGCCAAAAGTGACCAGCCGGTCGGCTTCGTCGATCAGGCTCGCCAGCTGGCCCAGACCCGAGATGCGGATATTCGGCACCAGCACCTCGTTGGTGATGCCGCGGCGCTTGGCCGCGGCGACGCAGACGATCATGTCGATGCCGGTCGCGCCCAGTTCCGACCAGCGTTTGGAGATATGCCGGTCGTCCTGCGGCGGATCCATGAGCCGGGTGGCGTTGTACACGCCGTCGTCGTAGAAAAAGATGCCGCGGATGGTATGGCCCTTGGCGAGGGCGGCCTGGATGAAGTTGTACGCGCTGTCAGAGGCTTCGTGATTGTAGGGGCCTTCCAGAACCAGAACCGATAATTTCATGCCCGCTCCGAAATACGTGAACCGCGTTCAGTACCGCCCGGGACAACTCCTCGAAAGGATAATCGAATATTGCCAATATCGAAGCGGAATGCCAAGCCCGCGACATCAACGGTAACGGGTGGGATCGGCGATGCCGGCCTCGGCAAACCCCTGCGCGCGCAGGCGGCAGGCGTCGCAATGGCCGCAGGCGAGCCCCGCGGCGTCCGGGTCGTAGCACGACAGCGTGAGCGCGTAATCAACGCCCAGGCGCGCGCCGCTGCGAATGATTTCATGTTTATGCATTTT
The DNA window shown above is from Sulfuricaulis limicola and carries:
- a CDS encoding sulfurtransferase TusA family protein; the protein is MPTFDKELDTSGLNCPMPVMKTKKMLQSLEAGQVLHLLATDVGTKSDIPALVNKTGDQIVETSEEGGKFHFYIRKAS
- the tusB gene encoding sulfurtransferase complex subunit TusB, producing the protein MLHTVNKSPFQNSSLENCLRVAQPGDVILLLEDGVYAASAGTAKSSLIEQAVKRHTVYAIDADLKARGLANLVKEVRVASYGDFVDLVEQHPVHAWL
- a CDS encoding DsrE family protein, which gives rise to MAATGKKVMVTVRKAPHGSIYVQESIEVMFIFATYDMELSVVFLDDGVLALHPGQDTKGLGIKGFMASLGALVDWEVTKVYVDRQSLKDRNISEDAIITIGRDEETDAPIRPRVLDSAEIAAMMAAQHSIVSF
- the tusD gene encoding sulfurtransferase complex subunit TusD; translated protein: MKLSVLVLEGPYNHEASDSAYNFIQAALAKGHTIRGIFFYDDGVYNATRLMDPPQDDRHISKRWSELGATGIDMIVCVAAAKRRGITNEVLVPNIRISGLGQLASLIDEADRLVTFGD